One window from the genome of Blastopirellula retiformator encodes:
- a CDS encoding 6-pyruvoyl trahydropterin synthase family protein, which produces MSETYWVRIAKDNLVFSAGHFITFGGGTCERVHGHNYRVEAEIFGPLDENHYVVDFIAARDALGEIIGELDHRMLLPTEHPQIKVVADGKEVTATFEDRRWVFPECECVLLPVPNTTTELLARYVGRRLLDLLAAKTGARPQHIRIAIDENYGQWGVCELRGE; this is translated from the coding sequence ATGTCGGAAACCTACTGGGTACGGATCGCCAAAGACAACTTGGTCTTCAGCGCTGGGCACTTCATTACGTTTGGCGGCGGCACGTGCGAACGCGTGCATGGGCATAACTATCGGGTCGAGGCCGAGATCTTCGGCCCGCTGGATGAGAACCACTATGTGGTCGACTTTATCGCCGCTCGCGACGCGCTGGGCGAGATCATCGGCGAGTTGGATCACCGCATGCTGCTGCCGACCGAGCATCCGCAGATCAAGGTCGTCGCGGATGGCAAGGAAGTGACGGCGACTTTTGAGGATCGCCGCTGGGTATTTCCAGAATGCGAATGCGTGTTGCTGCCGGTACCGAATACCACCACCGAACTGCTGGCCCGCTACGTGGGGAGGCGGCTCTTGGATCTGCTGGCAGCCAAAACCGGCGCCCGGCCGCAGCACATTCGGATCGCCATCGACGAGAACTATGGTCAGTGGGGCGTGTGCGAGTTGCGCGGAGAGTAG
- a CDS encoding alpha/beta fold hydrolase, with protein MLAPADWRKLYPFVTNTLDLDGQRYHYVDEGDGKPMLFVHGNPTWSFYWRNLITAFKGTHRTLAVDHIGCGLSDKPQNYEYTLEQHIDNLTRFIERLDLQHITLAVHDWGGAIGLGAAVRQPERFERLVLFNTGAFPPPYVPWRIAALRFPILGEAAMRGLNAFARPAISMATEKPERMTPEVAAGLLAPYDSWKNRVAIARFVQDIPLTAKHPTHATLQQIEHQLPSLANKPIQMIWGARDWCFTLECMRRFQSYWPDAESHSLEDAGHYVIEDAHERIIPLMESFLERTAT; from the coding sequence ATGCTCGCGCCGGCCGACTGGCGGAAGTTATATCCATTCGTCACCAACACGCTCGACCTCGACGGTCAACGGTATCACTACGTTGACGAAGGGGACGGGAAGCCGATGCTGTTTGTGCATGGGAACCCGACCTGGTCGTTCTATTGGCGGAATCTGATCACGGCGTTCAAAGGAACGCACCGGACGCTGGCGGTCGATCACATCGGCTGCGGGCTGAGCGACAAACCGCAGAACTACGAGTACACGCTCGAGCAGCATATCGACAACCTGACCCGGTTTATCGAGCGGCTCGACCTGCAGCACATCACGCTGGCGGTGCATGACTGGGGCGGCGCGATCGGCCTGGGAGCTGCGGTTCGTCAGCCCGAGCGATTTGAGCGGCTGGTGTTGTTTAACACCGGCGCCTTTCCGCCGCCGTATGTGCCGTGGCGGATTGCGGCGCTGCGGTTTCCGATATTGGGCGAAGCGGCGATGCGGGGGCTGAATGCTTTCGCGCGGCCGGCGATTTCGATGGCGACCGAAAAGCCGGAACGGATGACGCCGGAAGTGGCGGCCGGTTTGCTGGCGCCGTACGACAGCTGGAAGAATCGGGTGGCGATCGCGCGGTTCGTGCAAGACATTCCGCTGACGGCCAAACATCCAACGCACGCGACGCTGCAGCAGATCGAGCATCAACTGCCGAGCCTGGCGAACAAGCCGATCCAGATGATCTGGGGGGCGAGGGACTGGTGTTTTACGCTGGAGTGCATGCGGCGGTTCCAAAGCTATTGGCCCGACGCCGAGTCGCACTCGCTAGAAGACGCCGGGCATTATGTGATCGAAGACGCGCACGAGCGGATCATTCCGCTGATGGAATCCTTTCTAGAACGAACCGCAACATGA
- a CDS encoding arabinan endo-1,5-alpha-L-arabinosidase has translation MSSVSAIALASNPTLDPDDPHYRWTDEGIVVRSHRGDNFNAIDPAVIRTDDGQLWMTFGSFWSGIQLIQLDPQTGLRLDGDKTMRTIASTKEIEAPHLYQHDGWYYLRVNWGKCCRGVESTYNIRVGRSRTITSPYLDQEGVDLAQGGGTLLLETNAPFIGPGHANILEQGDDYISSAATFTTAHSGNDRCWRSRSWCGARVVGQR, from the coding sequence ATGTCATCCGTCTCGGCGATCGCGCTCGCTTCCAATCCAACGCTTGACCCCGACGATCCCCACTATCGCTGGACTGACGAAGGAATTGTCGTCCGGTCGCACCGCGGCGACAACTTCAATGCGATCGACCCGGCGGTGATTCGCACCGACGACGGCCAGTTGTGGATGACTTTTGGTTCGTTCTGGAGCGGTATTCAGCTGATCCAGCTCGACCCGCAGACGGGGCTCCGTCTGGACGGCGACAAGACGATGCGCACCATCGCCAGCACCAAAGAGATCGAAGCGCCTCACCTGTATCAGCACGACGGTTGGTACTACCTGCGTGTGAATTGGGGCAAATGCTGCCGCGGCGTCGAAAGTACCTACAACATCCGCGTCGGCCGCAGTCGCACGATCACCAGCCCCTATCTCGACCAAGAGGGCGTTGACCTGGCACAAGGAGGCGGCACATTACTGCTAGAAACCAACGCCCCCTTCATCGGCCCCGGCCACGCCAACATCCTGGAGCAAGGGGATGACTATATCTCCTCAGCTGCCACTTTTACGACGGCACACAGCGGGAACGATCGATGCTGGCGATCCAGGAGTTGGTGTGGGGCGAGGGTGGTTGGCCAGAGGTAA
- a CDS encoding TadE family protein translates to MTPRIKRRGQSLVEFALVALVTYMLLAAILTFGQLFFTAQVVQSAANTLAREISVAEIPEEPEIEDVEDWIYPRNEDSDDIAGRKAAFASRVFDPELLIFDVDANLPAGKTLRQHIDEDWPTVNKMLSVVMINDGTYFRFPGAVRDPMGESPGFYIAQSNDGESVEWIPVVEDFSSGKFPFSPDPETGGIVAARINYPFHSASMSAMRKPEVFGDSNMGEYIEADVTEFDVAAPEPLDPRTELYGGTNGLGRQYAWGTQVRPYRHILSGQAVYRREVFIPPAQ, encoded by the coding sequence ATGACCCCTCGAATAAAACGCCGCGGACAATCGCTCGTCGAATTCGCCCTGGTCGCGCTGGTCACCTACATGCTGCTGGCGGCGATTTTGACGTTCGGTCAATTGTTTTTTACGGCGCAGGTGGTGCAGTCGGCGGCGAATACGCTGGCGCGGGAGATCTCGGTGGCGGAGATCCCAGAGGAGCCGGAAATCGAAGACGTCGAAGATTGGATCTATCCGCGAAACGAGGACAGCGACGACATTGCAGGCAGAAAAGCCGCGTTCGCTTCCCGCGTCTTCGATCCGGAGTTACTGATTTTTGATGTCGACGCGAATTTGCCAGCGGGAAAAACTCTGCGTCAACACATCGACGAGGATTGGCCGACGGTCAACAAGATGCTATCGGTCGTCATGATCAACGATGGAACGTACTTCCGGTTTCCTGGCGCAGTCAGGGATCCAATGGGAGAGTCCCCCGGTTTCTACATCGCTCAATCCAATGACGGCGAGTCTGTCGAGTGGATACCGGTTGTTGAAGATTTCAGCAGCGGTAAATTTCCATTTTCTCCCGATCCAGAAACGGGAGGAATCGTCGCCGCACGAATCAACTATCCCTTCCATTCGGCCTCTATGTCGGCGATGCGGAAGCCGGAAGTGTTCGGCGACTCAAACATGGGCGAATACATCGAAGCGGACGTCACGGAGTTTGACGTCGCTGCTCCGGAACCTCTCGATCCGCGAACCGAACTTTACGGCGGCACCAATGGACTCGGTCGCCAATATGCCTGGGGTACCCAGGTCCGCCCTTACCGTCACATCCTCTCCGGCCAGGCAGTCTATCGCCGGGAAGTTTTTATCCCCCCGGCTCAATAG
- a CDS encoding prepilin peptidase: protein MLTIATACDLRTREIPDWLSLALLSWGVIAKLAGWSHIPWLGMLVGGGIGLGLGLLLFYLGGLGGGDGKLITALGFAIGPLGLIVTLFGMALAGGVLAIVAKLRGQADYAYVPAILAGWFLCVGYDWFGARSLL from the coding sequence GTGTTAACTATCGCCACGGCTTGCGATTTGCGGACGCGAGAGATCCCTGACTGGCTATCGCTCGCTCTCCTCTCCTGGGGCGTGATCGCGAAGCTCGCGGGGTGGAGCCACATACCCTGGCTCGGGATGTTGGTCGGCGGCGGTATCGGGCTCGGTCTGGGACTGTTGCTTTTTTACCTGGGCGGACTGGGAGGCGGCGATGGCAAGCTGATCACCGCACTCGGGTTCGCCATTGGGCCGCTTGGATTGATCGTGACGCTGTTCGGCATGGCCCTGGCCGGCGGCGTGCTGGCGATTGTCGCCAAGTTGCGTGGGCAAGCCGACTACGCCTATGTCCCGGCGATTTTGGCCGGATGGTTCCTGTGCGTCGGCTACGACTGGTTTGGCGCCCGCTCCTTGCTGTAG
- a CDS encoding Fur family transcriptional regulator, translating to MTRPRGSAYSVENVRSLLRGAGMRCTAARIAVIQSLSDSEAPLSMNNVVDDLAEFGFDKSTIYRTLIDLEQASLVAMLELGNSSRRFELTPFPESDGGTHPHFLCTECGKLICLPGFHVNVTPDDNLQDLPGELTEVLLKGRCDSCS from the coding sequence ATGACACGGCCCCGCGGATCGGCTTACTCGGTTGAAAACGTCAGGTCTTTGCTGCGCGGCGCCGGAATGCGATGCACGGCCGCTCGAATCGCAGTCATCCAGTCGTTGAGCGATTCCGAAGCCCCGTTGAGCATGAACAACGTCGTCGACGATCTGGCGGAGTTTGGATTTGACAAGTCGACGATCTATCGCACGCTGATCGACCTAGAACAAGCCAGTCTCGTCGCGATGCTCGAATTGGGGAATTCGAGCCGGCGGTTTGAATTAACGCCGTTCCCGGAGAGCGACGGCGGTACGCATCCTCATTTCCTTTGTACCGAATGCGGAAAACTGATCTGCTTACCTGGTTTTCATGTCAACGTGACGCCTGACGACAACCTGCAAGACTTGCCGGGCGAGTTAACCGAGGTTCTGCTGAAAGGTCGTTGCGATTCCTGCAGCTAG
- a CDS encoding class I SAM-dependent methyltransferase gives MTAIEFGSGRSTRWFSTLVGRLISIEHNADWYAEVRDQLDDNVDYRHIPMSHPVTDPERPTYDETPAYVAVADELADQSIDFAVVDGAYRTHCVWHLIPKIAPGGYLLLDDVGMWPSLDELAIPADWSIADDSTNGVKRCIIWQAPPAETAAG, from the coding sequence ATGACCGCCATCGAGTTCGGCAGCGGCCGCAGTACCCGTTGGTTCTCGACTTTGGTGGGGCGCCTGATCAGCATCGAGCATAACGCTGACTGGTACGCCGAGGTGCGAGATCAGCTTGACGACAACGTCGACTATCGGCATATACCGATGAGCCACCCCGTGACTGATCCCGAGCGGCCGACGTACGACGAGACGCCTGCTTATGTGGCGGTGGCGGACGAACTGGCCGATCAGAGCATCGATTTCGCCGTGGTGGACGGGGCCTACCGCACGCATTGCGTCTGGCATCTGATTCCGAAAATCGCGCCCGGCGGATACCTACTCTTGGATGATGTCGGCATGTGGCCCTCGCTGGACGAACTGGCCATTCCCGCCGATTGGTCGATCGCCGACGACAGTACCAACGGCGTCAAGCGTTGCATCATCTGGCAAGCGCCCCCGGCGGAAACTGCCGCAGGCTAA
- a CDS encoding CehA/McbA family metallohydrolase, translating to MRTRLTTWAAFALVLLAAAPALAAKGILHLKVVDAETKAPLAARMHLINPRGKRQRISGVPNLGDHFSFIGELNLELAPGRYTFELETGPEYKSRSGYFELKSGDEDNQTLDMHRYVDMAKDGWWAGDLFIAREERDVETLMLAEGLHVTVNHAWDNKQNAYEGKPIDDPLATFGNDRAWWKLGGRDERAGGRMIVANANSPLPVQSAKPEFPATLRYLQELKGNANVHRAVDAAAWDLPLWVASGVVDSVVIAGPELERNGVSKIAPPGSRPADRLLYPGAHGKARWAQKIYFHLLNCGLRIPPSAASGSGASDNPPGYNRVYVHLDQPFSYDAWWRGLAAGHVVVTNGPMLRPMVEDKMPGDVFTAAAGQTLEIDLALNLGTRGKISYLEVIKNGEVVEEVSLIDYAKNQGHLPKLRFEESGWFCIRAVEELPETYRFGLTGPFYVQIGDQPRISKASAKFFYDWVFERAGKLDLTDSDQRNEVLDLHRQGRDFWQAIYQKANAP from the coding sequence ATGCGGACTCGACTTACGACTTGGGCGGCTTTCGCTTTGGTGCTGCTAGCGGCGGCGCCGGCGCTCGCGGCGAAGGGGATTTTGCATCTGAAAGTGGTCGATGCCGAGACCAAGGCGCCGCTGGCCGCCAGGATGCATCTGATCAATCCCCGCGGCAAGCGGCAGCGGATCTCCGGCGTGCCAAACCTGGGGGACCATTTCTCCTTCATCGGAGAGCTAAACCTGGAGTTGGCGCCGGGACGGTACACCTTTGAACTGGAGACCGGGCCCGAATACAAGAGCCGCAGCGGCTATTTCGAGCTGAAAAGCGGCGATGAAGACAATCAAACGCTCGACATGCACCGCTATGTCGACATGGCGAAGGATGGCTGGTGGGCCGGCGACTTGTTCATTGCGCGGGAAGAGCGAGACGTCGAAACGCTGATGCTGGCCGAAGGTTTGCACGTGACGGTCAATCACGCCTGGGACAACAAGCAAAACGCCTATGAAGGAAAGCCGATCGACGATCCGCTGGCGACCTTCGGCAATGACCGGGCCTGGTGGAAACTGGGGGGCCGCGACGAAAGAGCAGGGGGGCGGATGATCGTCGCCAATGCCAACTCGCCGCTGCCGGTGCAGTCGGCCAAGCCGGAGTTTCCGGCGACGCTCCGCTATTTGCAGGAACTCAAGGGAAACGCCAACGTTCATCGGGCGGTCGACGCGGCGGCGTGGGACTTGCCGCTGTGGGTCGCCAGCGGCGTGGTCGACTCGGTGGTGATCGCCGGGCCCGAATTGGAGCGAAACGGCGTCTCGAAGATCGCGCCGCCAGGTTCGCGACCGGCCGATCGACTGCTGTACCCCGGCGCCCATGGCAAGGCGCGGTGGGCGCAGAAAATCTATTTCCATCTGCTTAACTGCGGGCTGCGGATTCCGCCGTCGGCCGCCAGCGGCAGCGGGGCGAGCGATAATCCGCCTGGCTACAACCGGGTTTATGTGCACTTGGACCAGCCATTTAGCTACGACGCCTGGTGGCGCGGGCTGGCGGCTGGGCATGTGGTGGTGACCAACGGGCCGATGTTGCGGCCGATGGTCGAAGACAAAATGCCGGGCGACGTCTTCACCGCGGCGGCGGGGCAGACGTTGGAGATTGACCTGGCGCTAAACCTGGGCACCCGCGGGAAGATCTCGTATCTGGAGGTGATCAAAAACGGCGAGGTGGTCGAGGAAGTGTCGCTGATCGACTACGCCAAGAATCAGGGGCATCTGCCGAAGCTGCGGTTTGAAGAGAGCGGGTGGTTTTGCATTCGGGCGGTCGAAGAACTGCCGGAGACCTATCGGTTTGGCCTGACTGGGCCGTTTTACGTGCAAATTGGGGATCAGCCGCGGATCAGCAAGGCGTCGGCCAAGTTCTTCTACGACTGGGTGTTTGAGCGGGCGGGGAAGCTCGATTTGACCGACAGCGACCAGCGGAATGAGGTGCTGGACCTGCACCGCCAGGGACGCGACTTCTGGCAAGCGATCTATCAGAAGGCGAACGCCCCCTAA
- a CDS encoding Flp family type IVb pilin has translation MIRKFVRNRKGQGLVEYGLIIAGVALICAAAVSVFGHKTSDLISAVATIIPGAHADDNGPIVSGKLIETAQDGTTNAISLDAATIVTNSATERLGNNVGVASASTGGFGGLILEAE, from the coding sequence ATGATTCGCAAGTTCGTACGTAACCGCAAAGGCCAAGGCTTGGTCGAATATGGTCTGATCATCGCCGGCGTCGCCCTGATCTGCGCCGCCGCCGTCTCGGTCTTTGGTCACAAGACCAGCGATCTGATTTCGGCTGTCGCGACTATCATCCCCGGCGCTCATGCGGACGACAACGGTCCGATCGTCAGCGGCAAGCTGATCGAAACTGCTCAAGACGGCACGACGAACGCCATCTCGCTGGACGCTGCCACCATCGTTACCAACTCTGCAACGGAACGTCTCGGAAACAACGTCGGTGTTGCTTCTGCTTCAACCGGCGGATTCGGCGGTCTGATCCTCGAAGCGGAATAA
- a CDS encoding chemotaxis protein CheX, producing MQVEYINPFIRSMTKTFDTMLGCEIKRGSLILASDFKANYDICGVIGLSGRAQGVVVVNLSRDVAMQAAATMLMMDPSEVTDLNEDVIDAVGEIANMVAGAAKAELDEFELSISLPNVVVGAPPDIRFPSEVHAIAIPFECPWGAMSIKVGFTPCSVPA from the coding sequence ATGCAGGTCGAATATATTAACCCGTTCATTCGGTCGATGACCAAAACCTTCGACACGATGCTCGGCTGCGAGATCAAGCGCGGCTCCTTGATTCTGGCCTCCGATTTCAAGGCGAACTACGACATCTGCGGCGTGATCGGGCTCTCGGGTCGGGCACAAGGCGTCGTCGTCGTCAATCTATCGCGGGACGTCGCCATGCAGGCGGCCGCCACGATGTTGATGATGGATCCATCGGAAGTGACCGACTTGAACGAAGACGTCATCGACGCAGTGGGCGAAATCGCCAACATGGTCGCCGGCGCCGCCAAGGCCGAACTGGACGAGTTCGAGCTGTCGATCAGCCTGCCGAACGTCGTTGTCGGCGCTCCGCCGGACATTCGCTTCCCGTCGGAAGTGCACGCGATCGCGATCCCGTTTGAGTGCCCCTGGGGCGCGATGTCGATCAAGGTCGGCTTCACCCCGTGCAGCGTGCCGGCATAG
- a CDS encoding type II and III secretion system protein family protein codes for MLVRPLSLLLLFGLPAISWGQNPRPEVDQAEISPAEELQRLVTARDALTAKIDRLRKTAGLPQQVCVSVKFLELSLNEARRANLQIEGVDTKTLQPFRFAKLLFPAGQAQQVGGDVSTGAHLLENDQRLDKVLADLKKAGAVRLIAEPTVMSLSGRPAAFHSGGEFPILATQADGKTATQHRRYGTHVDITPVVLGNGKIKLDLHPEVSELDPKLNVTTNGVTVPGLRSRGIRTHIEMKSGQTYLLSGLVQQGKNKTADGEPEEIELVVIVKAEIVDPLLR; via the coding sequence ATGTTGGTCCGTCCCCTTTCGTTACTGCTGCTGTTCGGTCTGCCGGCGATCAGCTGGGGTCAAAATCCACGGCCAGAAGTGGACCAAGCGGAGATTTCGCCGGCGGAAGAGTTGCAGCGATTGGTCACGGCGCGGGATGCGCTGACGGCCAAGATTGATCGCCTGCGAAAGACGGCCGGCCTGCCTCAGCAGGTGTGCGTCTCGGTGAAATTTCTCGAGTTGTCGCTGAACGAGGCCCGCCGGGCGAACTTACAGATTGAAGGAGTCGATACGAAAACGCTGCAGCCTTTCCGGTTTGCGAAGCTGCTCTTCCCTGCGGGCCAGGCGCAACAGGTCGGCGGCGACGTATCGACCGGAGCGCACCTTCTCGAAAACGATCAGCGGCTAGACAAGGTTCTCGCCGATCTCAAGAAGGCAGGCGCCGTTCGACTCATCGCCGAGCCGACGGTAATGTCCCTGAGCGGTCGCCCCGCCGCTTTCCATTCTGGCGGTGAATTTCCGATTCTCGCCACCCAGGCGGACGGCAAAACGGCGACGCAACATCGCCGCTATGGCACCCACGTCGACATCACCCCGGTAGTGCTCGGCAACGGTAAGATCAAACTTGATTTGCACCCCGAAGTTAGCGAACTCGATCCCAAACTGAACGTGACGACCAATGGCGTCACCGTACCTGGCCTACGTAGCCGGGGGATCCGCACCCACATCGAAATGAAGAGCGGGCAGACCTATCTACTGTCAGGCCTGGTGCAGCAAGGGAAGAACAAGACCGCAGACGGCGAGCCGGAAGAGATCGAGTTGGTCGTGATCGTGAAGGCGGAGATCGTTGATCCGCTGTTGCGGTAG
- a CDS encoding triphosphoribosyl-dephospho-CoA synthase, producing the protein MSEHDMSDQRWSEMTIGQMATLACLLEVNAPKPGNVHRGADFADLGLNDFAASAVAIGPAFDLAGRSRIGRTILTAVRATRRFVDSNTNLGLVMLLAPLATVSVKELNPAGVGKCLADLDEEDAADVYQAIAIARPGGLGTVDQMDAAGPPPADLLAAMKLAEERDLVARQYGNGCEQVFAAVRFLTDPAIASLPLSDRIVHAYVQQMAAFPDSLIGRKCGAEDAKKSQLTASRVLDAGSPIDEEYFQELRNLDFWLRADGHRRNPGTSADIIGAAIFVALRQRKVALPLRSS; encoded by the coding sequence ATGAGCGAGCACGACATGTCCGACCAGCGGTGGTCCGAGATGACGATCGGCCAGATGGCGACGCTGGCCTGCCTGTTGGAAGTGAACGCCCCGAAGCCGGGCAATGTGCATCGGGGCGCCGACTTCGCCGACTTGGGGTTAAACGACTTTGCCGCCAGCGCGGTGGCGATTGGGCCGGCGTTTGACTTGGCCGGCCGCAGCCGGATTGGCCGCACAATCTTGACGGCGGTGCGCGCGACGCGGCGGTTTGTCGACTCGAATACGAACCTCGGCCTGGTGATGCTGCTCGCGCCGCTGGCGACGGTGTCGGTCAAAGAACTGAACCCGGCCGGAGTCGGCAAATGCCTGGCCGACTTGGACGAAGAGGACGCCGCCGACGTTTACCAGGCAATCGCCATCGCGCGGCCGGGCGGACTAGGAACGGTCGACCAGATGGACGCCGCCGGACCGCCGCCGGCCGATCTGTTGGCGGCGATGAAGCTGGCCGAAGAGCGCGATTTGGTCGCCCGGCAGTATGGCAATGGCTGTGAGCAGGTCTTCGCCGCGGTCCGTTTTCTGACCGATCCGGCGATCGCCAGCTTGCCGCTATCGGACCGCATCGTGCACGCCTATGTTCAGCAAATGGCCGCCTTTCCTGACAGCCTGATCGGGCGGAAATGTGGCGCAGAGGATGCCAAGAAGAGTCAGCTGACGGCAAGCCGTGTGTTGGACGCGGGCTCGCCGATCGACGAAGAGTATTTTCAAGAGCTGCGGAATCTCGACTTCTGGCTGCGGGCCGATGGACATCGCCGCAACCCAGGGACTTCGGCCGACATCATTGGAGCGGCGATCTTCGTCGCGCTGCGTCAGCGGAAAGTCGCGCTGCCGCTACGATCGTCATAA
- a CDS encoding Fur family transcriptional regulator, giving the protein MPHRNGRQIIERVLLTPSRLARLLEKAKVRVTEARMDVLACLVAADRPLTHHEIAARLPQYDASTVFRGLTEFAAAEIVWRIETGESDRFFEIADFRYDGEPAVRHPYFYCVKCGELRCLREVSVQQSVAVLAGASDIEATDMLIKGRCRVCRPQA; this is encoded by the coding sequence ATGCCGCACCGCAATGGTCGACAGATTATCGAACGGGTTTTGCTAACCCCGTCGCGCCTCGCTCGGCTGCTTGAAAAGGCGAAGGTGCGCGTCACCGAAGCACGTATGGACGTATTGGCATGTCTTGTCGCCGCAGATCGACCGCTGACGCACCACGAGATTGCCGCGCGACTTCCGCAATATGACGCTTCAACCGTATTTCGCGGGCTCACGGAGTTCGCCGCCGCGGAAATCGTCTGGCGAATCGAGACCGGCGAAAGCGATCGCTTCTTTGAGATCGCCGACTTTCGGTACGATGGCGAACCTGCCGTTCGCCATCCCTATTTCTACTGCGTGAAATGCGGCGAATTGCGCTGCTTGCGCGAGGTGTCGGTGCAGCAGAGCGTCGCCGTTCTCGCAGGGGCGAGCGACATCGAGGCGACCGACATGCTGATCAAAGGGCGTTGCCGAGTCTGTCGACCCCAGGCATAA